A genomic stretch from Georgenia muralis includes:
- a CDS encoding prolipoprotein diacylglyceryl transferase family protein yields MTATPVTRAPEGSPAPWVEMSTPRLVRGTASGRTAFSPFVRNLAPGVRLGAWPALVGTGFVIALVVQALLARQLDLPALRLSLLTVVASGLGLLAAKVYYLMTHPKEPRTFAKPGMSVQGFVTATIGTLLIGSPLLGLPLGWVLDATAPGLLFGMAIGRLGCLLGGCCTGRPTTSRWGIWSSDRRLGVRRIPVQLLESSFSALLGTLALLAVVLLSAGSGLVLVATVAAYVLGRQILFPLRSIPRATAHGRSISFVVAGLVLLASLVGSLLA; encoded by the coding sequence GTGACCGCGACACCTGTCACCCGGGCCCCCGAGGGCTCCCCCGCCCCGTGGGTCGAGATGAGCACCCCTCGGCTGGTGCGCGGCACAGCCTCGGGACGAACCGCCTTCTCCCCCTTCGTCCGCAACTTGGCTCCCGGGGTGCGCCTGGGTGCCTGGCCGGCGCTGGTCGGAACGGGATTCGTCATTGCGCTGGTGGTCCAGGCGCTGCTGGCGCGGCAGCTCGACCTGCCGGCGCTCCGACTTTCGCTGCTCACGGTCGTCGCCAGCGGACTTGGCCTGCTGGCGGCCAAGGTCTACTACCTGATGACCCACCCGAAGGAGCCGCGGACCTTCGCGAAGCCTGGCATGTCCGTTCAGGGCTTCGTGACAGCCACGATCGGCACCCTGCTCATCGGCTCTCCGCTGCTGGGCCTGCCGCTGGGCTGGGTCTTGGACGCGACCGCACCAGGACTGCTCTTCGGCATGGCGATCGGCCGGCTCGGGTGCCTGCTGGGTGGCTGCTGCACGGGCCGGCCCACGACGTCGCGGTGGGGCATCTGGTCCTCGGACCGGCGGCTCGGGGTTCGGCGCATCCCGGTCCAGCTTCTCGAGTCCTCGTTCTCGGCCCTGCTCGGGACGTTGGCCCTGCTGGCAGTCGTGCTGCTGTCCGCCGGCAGCGGTTTGGTGCTCGTGGCCACGGTGGCCGCGTACGTCCTCGGCCGGCAGATCCTCTTCCCGCTCCGGAGCATCCCACGTGCCACCGCGCACGGACGCAGCATCAGCTTCGTGGTGGCCGGGCTCGTCCTCCTGGCGTCCCTGGTGGGCTCGCTCCTGGCATGA
- a CDS encoding glucose-6-phosphate dehydrogenase gives MTTENARPVVVVLFGATGDLARRMVMPALVELHERGLLPAGWRLVGCATDPWDEQAFRARLEASLAEHERGLPSDWDSVRDRARYAGRGFTDADPGELPEVLTQVRRELADEGGSDPLVVYFLAVPPAAYPAITRGLGRHGLAPGARVVYEKPYGTSLADFEELDATVRQLLTEDQVFRIDHFLGKQAVQSIYALRFANRLFGSQWDARSIEQVQIDVPEALDVADRAAFYEATGAALDMLVTHLFHVASQVAMDPPTDLRDPRAIVAARDAVMSRFRPLDPARDVVLGQFDGYTDIDGVPSNSAQDTFVAARLWIDTDRWRGVPFVLRTGKRMALKAQRITLVMRPPEGPLAGEAPGPDTIEIDFNGPGHISVGVTVQTPGPDPELTLGRAGLALGDVPGSEPISAYASLLFDVLAGDHTLFTTSHCLRSAFTAFAPLQGPDRPLPLPYPPGSWGPPEAQRLTAPHPWMLEPSGDATGLTAPTVNPGRA, from the coding sequence ATGACAACCGAGAACGCCCGGCCCGTCGTCGTCGTGCTGTTCGGCGCGACCGGTGACCTGGCCCGACGCATGGTCATGCCGGCCCTGGTCGAGCTGCACGAGCGCGGACTGTTGCCGGCCGGCTGGCGCCTGGTCGGGTGCGCGACCGACCCGTGGGACGAGCAGGCCTTCCGGGCGCGGCTCGAGGCGTCCTTGGCCGAGCACGAGCGGGGGCTCCCCTCGGACTGGGACTCCGTACGTGATCGTGCGAGATACGCGGGACGCGGATTCACGGACGCGGACCCGGGCGAGCTGCCCGAGGTGCTCACGCAGGTGCGGCGGGAGCTCGCTGACGAGGGCGGGTCGGACCCGCTCGTCGTGTACTTCCTCGCGGTGCCGCCCGCGGCGTACCCGGCTATCACCCGTGGGCTCGGGCGCCACGGCCTCGCGCCCGGTGCCCGGGTGGTCTACGAGAAGCCGTACGGCACATCGCTGGCGGACTTCGAGGAGCTGGACGCCACCGTCCGGCAGCTCCTGACCGAGGACCAGGTCTTCCGCATCGACCACTTCCTCGGCAAGCAGGCGGTGCAGTCCATCTACGCCCTCCGCTTCGCGAACCGACTCTTCGGGTCCCAGTGGGACGCCCGGAGCATCGAGCAGGTCCAGATCGACGTCCCCGAGGCGCTCGACGTCGCCGATCGAGCCGCCTTCTATGAAGCAACCGGTGCCGCCCTGGACATGCTGGTCACGCACCTGTTCCACGTCGCCAGCCAGGTCGCGATGGACCCGCCGACCGACCTGCGCGACCCGCGGGCGATCGTGGCTGCCCGGGACGCCGTCATGAGCCGCTTTCGCCCCCTCGATCCTGCCCGGGACGTCGTGCTGGGCCAGTTCGACGGGTACACCGACATCGACGGCGTCCCGTCGAACTCCGCGCAGGACACCTTCGTCGCGGCCCGGCTGTGGATCGACACGGACCGGTGGCGAGGGGTGCCCTTCGTCCTCCGCACAGGCAAGCGCATGGCGCTCAAGGCGCAACGGATCACCCTGGTGATGCGTCCGCCGGAGGGCCCGCTCGCCGGCGAGGCGCCAGGCCCGGACACCATCGAGATCGACTTCAATGGCCCGGGGCACATCAGCGTCGGCGTCACCGTCCAGACTCCTGGGCCGGACCCGGAGCTGACCCTGGGCCGCGCAGGCCTTGCGCTCGGTGACGTGCCGGGGAGTGAGCCGATCTCCGCCTACGCCTCCTTGCTCTTCGACGTGCTCGCAGGCGATCACACCTTGTTCACCACCTCGCACTGCCTGCGCTCGGCCTTCACCGCGTTCGCGCCGCTGCAGGGGCCGGACCGTCCGCTCCCCCTCCCCTATCCGCCAGGGTCGTGGGGTCCGCCGGAGGCCCAGCGGCTCACCGCACCGCACCCGTGGATGCTCGAGCCGAGCGGCGACGCGACTGGCTTGACCGCTCCCACGGTGAACCCAGGGCGAGCCTGA
- a CDS encoding cytochrome b, with protein sequence MSARTEGHTSSQAAGRRPTRWRRAIDAVDERMGLKALAYDVPEHANNLAWSLGALTAISFFLLLVSGIYIAQWYNPMPEVANQSVRTIMTQAPLGAFARGLHYWAAQAMYILALVHMLRVFFTGSFKRPREGNWIVGAAMLLLTFLAVFTGTVLKWDQEGFEALTHNLDVAELIGGLGIWFTGELAPEVPLVLRLYIGHAVIIPGLILALFVIHALLVKRHKISPHPDIPPATLEEPAPFTEHLKRAGAYGLVLLGILAALSVLLPPIIGPTPVAGIETTRPLWMFWWFFPFEQWFGVSSVGIIMGGVFFALFLVPFLDRSPERGWRQRKLAVTLLGLLALFMLVVSVYVWVNNAQGH encoded by the coding sequence ATGAGCGCGCGCACGGAAGGGCACACCTCGTCACAGGCGGCGGGCCGGCGTCCCACACGGTGGCGTCGTGCCATCGACGCGGTGGACGAGCGGATGGGACTCAAGGCGCTGGCGTACGACGTGCCCGAGCACGCAAACAACCTGGCCTGGAGCCTGGGGGCGCTGACGGCCATCTCCTTCTTCCTCCTGCTGGTCTCGGGCATCTACATCGCGCAGTGGTACAACCCCATGCCCGAGGTCGCCAACCAGTCGGTCCGCACGATCATGACGCAGGCCCCGCTCGGCGCCTTCGCCCGTGGGTTGCACTACTGGGCGGCGCAGGCGATGTACATCCTGGCGCTGGTGCACATGCTGCGCGTCTTCTTCACCGGCTCCTTCAAGCGTCCCCGCGAGGGCAACTGGATCGTCGGTGCGGCCATGCTGCTGCTGACCTTCCTCGCGGTGTTCACCGGCACGGTTCTCAAGTGGGACCAAGAAGGTTTCGAGGCACTGACGCACAACCTGGACGTCGCCGAGCTGATCGGCGGTCTGGGCATCTGGTTCACGGGTGAGCTGGCACCGGAGGTGCCCCTCGTGCTGCGCCTGTACATCGGGCACGCGGTCATCATCCCCGGCCTCATCCTGGCGCTGTTCGTCATCCACGCGCTGCTGGTCAAGCGTCACAAGATCTCGCCGCATCCGGACATCCCGCCCGCCACGCTGGAGGAGCCGGCGCCGTTCACCGAGCACCTCAAGAGGGCCGGTGCCTACGGTCTGGTGCTGCTCGGGATCCTCGCGGCGTTGTCGGTGCTGCTGCCGCCGATCATCGGACCCACCCCGGTGGCGGGAATCGAGACCACCCGGCCGCTATGGATGTTCTGGTGGTTCTTCCCCTTCGAGCAGTGGTTCGGCGTCAGTTCGGTGGGCATCATCATGGGTGGCGTCTTCTTCGCACTGTTCTTGGTCCCGTTCCTGGACCGGAGCCCAGAACGTGGCTGGCGCCAGCGGAAGCTGGCCGTCACGCTGCTCGGGTTGTTGGCGCTGTTCATGCTCGTGGTCAGCGTGTACGTGTGGGTCAACAACGCCCAGGGCCACTGA
- the ccsB gene encoding c-type cytochrome biogenesis protein CcsB, with protein MPETALGQISLVLIYGAMAAYTVGFTAFAIDLSGLRDRGPHRDRRRAVGIAMTTTWLGFALHLLGVITRSVAAARVPWANMYEFSILSSLVAMVIFLALQRGRDMRFLGTFVLGPVLLMLGVAVSVLYVRADGLQPALQTYWLIIHVSIATLAVGVFTIAATLSTLQLVQERAEQRQSRTATPHPPPFPAPRPDGAAATTTLPQERARTKPHGLWGHLLDVAPSSTELERLAFRLNAVGFMMWTFTLVAGAIWAEYAWGRPWGWDAKEVWSFVIWVIYAAYLHARATRGWEGRRAAYLSITGFVAILANYFLVNLVFNSLHSYSGIG; from the coding sequence ATGCCCGAGACCGCCCTGGGCCAGATCAGCCTCGTACTCATCTACGGAGCGATGGCCGCCTACACCGTCGGCTTCACCGCGTTCGCCATCGACCTCTCCGGACTGCGCGACCGCGGCCCCCACCGCGATCGCCGTCGCGCGGTCGGCATCGCGATGACCACCACCTGGCTCGGCTTCGCCCTGCACCTGCTCGGTGTCATCACCCGGTCCGTCGCCGCCGCCCGCGTGCCATGGGCGAACATGTACGAGTTCTCCATCCTCTCCTCCCTCGTCGCGATGGTCATCTTCCTCGCCCTGCAACGCGGCCGGGACATGCGCTTCCTCGGCACCTTCGTCCTCGGCCCCGTACTCCTCATGCTCGGCGTCGCCGTCTCCGTGCTCTATGTCCGCGCCGACGGCCTCCAACCGGCCCTGCAGACCTACTGGCTCATCATCCATGTCTCCATCGCCACCCTCGCCGTCGGCGTCTTCACCATCGCCGCGACCCTCTCGACACTCCAGCTCGTCCAGGAACGCGCCGAGCAGCGCCAGTCCCGTACAGCCACCCCGCACCCACCCCCCTTCCCGGCGCCTCGGCCGGACGGTGCGGCCGCGACCACCACGCTGCCCCAGGAACGAGCGCGGACAAAGCCGCACGGTCTGTGGGGGCACCTGCTCGACGTCGCGCCCTCCTCGACCGAGCTCGAACGCCTCGCCTTCCGGCTCAACGCAGTCGGCTTCATGATGTGGACCTTCACCCTCGTCGCCGGCGCGATCTGGGCCGAGTACGCCTGGGGCCGCCCCTGGGGCTGGGACGCCAAGGAGGTGTGGTCCTTCGTCATCTGGGTCATCTACGCCGCGTACCTGCACGCCCGCGCCACCCGCGGGTGGGAAGGACGCCGGGCCGCCTACCTCTCCATCACCGGGTTCGTCGCCATCCTGGCCAACTACTTCCTCGTCAACCTCGTCTTCAACAGCCTCCACTCCTACAGCGGCATCGGATAA
- the resB gene encoding cytochrome c biogenesis protein ResB produces MKTTTEVDATNLSSKAGQGEEGPEVGTGRAQSPALGVTGWLRWMWRQLTSMRVAILLLLLLAVVAVPGSLFPQRPQNPARVDEYFTAYPRLAPWLERVGLFDVYGSPWFAAVYLLLFISLIGCIVPRVRVHWRALRARPPRVPRSFQRFPVREELAVTESRPAVEANLMAALKGRYRAAVTTEGITAERGYLRESGNLVFHLSLIGILLSLAAGQLYSYRGQFIVVEGESFANSVLDYDTFEPGTFFDPDSLAPFTFTLEDFASEFTPDALARDFAATVRVSEPDGSTRREVIKVNEPMDAGGANLYLMGNGFAPDITVRDGAGQVAFSGPVPFLPQDSVYTSRGVVKVPDVSVGEQLGLTGAFLPTAMMAEDGSGVYSAHPEPNAPLMALTLWAGDLGLDDGVPQNVYVLDTADMRQIYEEAPDGSPGSAEGGQRPVTLFLSPGESVELPEGLGTVTFGSLPRFVGLDLRYDPTLPYLLGSSVFALLGLFASLFVPRRRLWVKLTDTPSGGTVVSGAALARGDDPGLARDLARVLRSAGSPVDPPRRTTTETHDADRATTGPTTTAPTDADPARKGH; encoded by the coding sequence ATGAAGACCACCACCGAGGTCGATGCGACGAACCTGAGCTCCAAGGCTGGGCAGGGGGAAGAGGGCCCCGAGGTGGGGACGGGCCGGGCGCAGTCGCCCGCGCTGGGTGTGACCGGCTGGCTCCGGTGGATGTGGCGTCAGCTGACCAGCATGCGGGTCGCGATCCTGCTGCTGCTGCTGCTGGCCGTGGTCGCAGTGCCGGGGTCGTTGTTTCCCCAGCGGCCGCAGAACCCTGCACGGGTGGATGAGTACTTCACCGCCTACCCGCGCCTGGCTCCTTGGCTCGAGCGGGTCGGTCTCTTCGACGTGTACGGCTCGCCGTGGTTCGCCGCGGTGTACCTGTTGCTGTTCATCTCGCTGATCGGGTGCATCGTGCCGCGCGTCCGAGTCCACTGGCGGGCGCTGCGCGCGCGGCCGCCGCGGGTGCCCCGCAGCTTCCAGCGGTTCCCGGTGCGGGAGGAGCTCGCGGTCACCGAGTCCCGCCCGGCGGTGGAGGCGAACCTCATGGCCGCCCTGAAGGGGCGTTACCGCGCGGCGGTCACGACCGAGGGCATCACCGCCGAGCGGGGGTATCTGCGCGAGAGCGGCAACCTCGTCTTCCACCTCTCCCTCATCGGAATCCTCCTCTCTCTCGCGGCCGGCCAGCTCTACAGCTACCGCGGGCAGTTCATCGTCGTGGAGGGGGAGTCCTTCGCCAACTCAGTGCTCGACTACGACACCTTCGAACCGGGCACCTTCTTCGACCCCGACTCCCTCGCGCCCTTCACGTTCACGTTGGAGGACTTCGCGTCGGAGTTCACCCCCGATGCCCTCGCGCGTGACTTCGCCGCGACCGTGCGCGTGAGCGAGCCGGACGGATCGACCCGCCGAGAGGTCATCAAGGTCAACGAGCCGATGGACGCCGGCGGGGCGAACCTCTACCTGATGGGCAACGGCTTCGCCCCCGACATCACCGTGCGCGACGGTGCGGGACAGGTCGCCTTCTCCGGGCCGGTCCCGTTCCTGCCCCAGGACTCCGTCTACACCTCCCGCGGTGTCGTGAAGGTGCCCGACGTCAGCGTCGGCGAGCAGCTCGGGCTCACCGGCGCCTTCCTGCCCACCGCCATGATGGCTGAGGACGGCTCGGGGGTGTACTCCGCCCACCCCGAGCCCAACGCCCCACTGATGGCCCTGACCCTGTGGGCCGGTGATCTCGGCCTGGACGACGGTGTGCCCCAGAACGTCTACGTCCTGGACACCGCCGACATGCGCCAGATCTACGAAGAGGCCCCAGACGGCTCCCCCGGCTCCGCCGAGGGGGGCCAACGGCCGGTGACCCTCTTCCTCTCCCCGGGTGAGAGCGTGGAGCTGCCCGAGGGACTCGGGACCGTGACGTTCGGCTCCCTCCCGCGCTTCGTCGGCCTCGACCTGCGCTACGACCCCACCCTGCCCTACCTGCTGGGCTCCTCCGTCTTCGCCTTGCTCGGCCTGTTCGCCTCCCTGTTCGTCCCCCGCCGACGCCTGTGGGTCAAGCTCACCGACACCCCCAGCGGGGGTACCGTAGTCTCCGGGGCGGCCCTGGCCCGCGGGGACGACCCCGGCCTCGCCCGCGACCTCGCACGCGTGCTCCGGAGCGCCGGTTCCCCCGTCGACCCGCCGCGCCGGACGACGACGGAGACGCACGACGCAGACCGAGCCACCACCGGACCAACGACAACGGCACCCACCGACGCCGACCCAGCCCGGAAAGGACACTGA
- a CDS encoding cytochrome c biogenesis CcdA family protein: protein MDWDQIANLFQSTVLTGPMLAALPVAAVAGAISFASPCVLPLLPGYVGYLGGMVGAQGDSERDRRSWVGNGRMLTGVLLFVAGFTAVFVLLGVVFAWAGIVLAPWMDAIVRAMGVLVILMGLAFMGAVPFLQRDYRLHLSPRQGVWGAPLLGVVFGLGWAPCMGPTLAAVLTLSFSEADPARGAVLVLAYSLGLGVPFVVLAMAFSRSTRVLGFLRRHRLRVQRLGGALLVALGLAMVTGLWGLLSGYLQGLVANFETLV from the coding sequence ATGGACTGGGACCAGATCGCCAACCTCTTTCAGTCGACCGTGCTCACCGGACCGATGCTCGCCGCCCTGCCCGTGGCCGCGGTCGCCGGAGCCATCTCCTTCGCCTCCCCGTGCGTGCTCCCCCTGCTTCCCGGTTATGTCGGCTACCTCGGTGGCATGGTCGGCGCTCAAGGAGATTCCGAACGTGACCGTCGATCATGGGTCGGCAACGGGCGGATGCTCACCGGCGTGCTGCTCTTCGTGGCGGGCTTCACCGCCGTCTTCGTGCTGCTCGGCGTGGTGTTCGCCTGGGCAGGAATAGTTCTCGCCCCCTGGATGGACGCGATCGTGCGCGCGATGGGCGTACTCGTCATCCTCATGGGGCTGGCCTTCATGGGCGCCGTGCCCTTCCTTCAACGTGACTACCGCCTGCACCTGAGTCCGCGTCAGGGAGTGTGGGGGGCTCCCCTCCTCGGCGTCGTGTTTGGGCTCGGCTGGGCACCGTGCATGGGCCCCACCCTGGCCGCTGTCCTGACGTTGTCCTTCAGCGAAGCCGACCCGGCACGCGGGGCCGTTCTCGTCCTGGCCTACAGTCTCGGCCTCGGCGTACCCTTCGTGGTGCTGGCGATGGCGTTCTCGCGCTCGACCCGGGTACTGGGATTCCTGCGCCGACACCGTCTGAGGGTCCAACGTCTGGGCGGGGCCTTGCTCGTCGCGCTCGGGCTGGCCATGGTCACCGGGCTGTGGGGCCTGCTGTCGGGATACCTGCAGGGCCTGGTCGCCAACTTCGAGACGCTGGTGTGA
- a CDS encoding TlpA family protein disulfide reductase: MAGDGTFATWAPEERAAPISLVGTTYAGDELDLADWRGDVVVVNFWYAACPPCRAEAPDLKAIYEDYSPDGVEMLGVNPRDDVGTAQAFERTFEVPYPSLNDADARGVAAFEGLVPLQAMPTTVVMDRQGRVSARILGQVDPTILRGLIDDALAEEI, translated from the coding sequence GTGGCCGGAGATGGCACCTTCGCCACCTGGGCCCCGGAGGAGCGCGCCGCGCCCATCTCCCTGGTGGGCACCACCTACGCCGGGGACGAGCTGGACCTGGCCGACTGGCGTGGTGATGTGGTGGTGGTGAATTTCTGGTACGCCGCGTGTCCGCCGTGCCGTGCCGAGGCACCAGATCTGAAGGCCATCTACGAGGACTACTCCCCCGACGGCGTGGAGATGCTCGGCGTGAACCCCCGCGACGACGTCGGAACGGCGCAGGCGTTCGAGCGCACCTTCGAAGTCCCCTACCCGTCCCTGAACGACGCCGACGCCCGCGGGGTGGCTGCCTTCGAAGGCCTCGTCCCCCTCCAGGCGATGCCCACGACGGTAGTCATGGACCGCCAGGGGCGTGTGTCCGCCCGCATCCTGGGCCAGGTCGACCCGACCATCCTCAGAGGCCTGATCGACGACGCCCTGGCCGAGGAGATCTGA
- a CDS encoding ferric reductase-like transmembrane domain-containing protein, translated as MSTENVRRNVVDPDVGPTPRDSPPAAAAWRSASVRHGVLAVATLVLVFAFWRSRMEWTPDMRLWRALGDAAVVLLFASLAMGPAARLSAVAARALSWRRQVGVWAALAAFAHSLLTIDGWARWSVRRFLGYEFVPELGRDVRLEPGFGLANLIGLVAVGWLLVLLATSSDRAVRWLGPRGWKWLHGGSHVVFYLVVLHAGYFLFMHYTASFHRAVPAENWFRFPMLVLAAMVLALKWAAFTRTIRRSRARAAGPARMDRGR; from the coding sequence ATGTCCACTGAGAACGTCCGCCGCAACGTCGTCGATCCGGACGTCGGCCCGACACCGCGCGACTCGCCTCCGGCGGCCGCGGCGTGGCGATCGGCATCGGTCCGTCACGGCGTGCTCGCCGTCGCGACGCTGGTGCTCGTCTTCGCCTTCTGGCGCAGCAGAATGGAGTGGACGCCGGACATGAGGCTGTGGCGGGCCCTCGGTGATGCAGCGGTCGTCCTGCTCTTCGCCTCCCTGGCGATGGGGCCGGCGGCGCGGCTGTCGGCGGTCGCTGCTCGAGCGCTGTCCTGGCGGCGACAGGTCGGCGTGTGGGCAGCGCTAGCGGCGTTCGCGCACTCGCTGCTCACGATCGACGGCTGGGCGCGGTGGAGCGTGCGGCGGTTCCTGGGCTACGAGTTCGTCCCCGAGCTGGGGCGGGACGTCCGTCTGGAGCCCGGGTTCGGCCTGGCGAACCTGATCGGACTAGTTGCGGTTGGCTGGCTGCTGGTGCTGCTCGCGACGTCGTCCGACCGAGCCGTGCGCTGGCTGGGCCCACGTGGATGGAAGTGGCTGCACGGTGGGTCCCACGTCGTGTTCTACCTCGTCGTGCTGCACGCGGGATACTTCTTGTTCATGCACTACACCGCGTCCTTCCACCGTGCTGTCCCGGCCGAGAACTGGTTCCGGTTTCCCATGCTCGTGCTCGCCGCGATGGTGCTGGCCCTCAAGTGGGCGGCGTTCACTCGAACCATCCGTCGCAGCCGAGCCCGCGCGGCTGGCCCGGCCCGGATGGACAGGGGGAGGTGA
- a CDS encoding heparan-alpha-glucosaminide N-acetyltransferase domain-containing protein yields MTVTPVPVAARSRLLDRRRLLGVDVARGIALIGMMSVHVMPSLAPDGAVTWAYRLFAGRASALFAVLAGLSLILALKGEKDAPPESGARRGILGRAAVVAAVGLFLGSLGSGVAIILVHYAVLFAIGALFIGMGARPLLLTATAWMVLSPVVGHLLRQDMPAGPGASPSLASLADPGQLVLTILLTGYYPVLQWTGYVLVGMALGRLPLRRTAIGLWLLVIGVLLAVAAKLVSAVLLGPAGGLDRLTVPRSSALAGRELGTILQTGMYGTTPTSSWWWLAVSTPHSAVPLDLLHTTGTALAVIGGCLVLVTGLRARWRWLVLPVAAAGSMTLTLYTLHVTSLAVIRGVTSATTTSPTALWAVSVIVAVLLALAWQLTGRRGPLENVASVMSAAARGGASAGYRSSAPPR; encoded by the coding sequence GTGACCGTCACCCCGGTTCCGGTCGCGGCGCGGAGCCGGCTGTTGGATCGGCGGCGGCTCCTCGGCGTGGACGTGGCGCGCGGCATCGCCTTGATCGGCATGATGTCGGTCCATGTCATGCCGTCCCTCGCGCCGGACGGGGCGGTTACGTGGGCTTACCGGCTGTTCGCAGGGCGGGCCTCTGCCCTCTTTGCCGTGTTGGCAGGGTTGTCGCTGATCCTGGCCCTGAAGGGGGAGAAGGACGCGCCGCCGGAGTCTGGGGCGCGCCGAGGGATCCTTGGACGGGCTGCGGTTGTCGCTGCGGTGGGTCTGTTCCTCGGCTCTCTGGGCTCCGGTGTCGCGATCATCCTGGTGCACTACGCGGTGCTGTTCGCGATCGGAGCGTTGTTCATCGGTATGGGTGCCCGGCCACTCCTGCTGACGGCAACTGCGTGGATGGTGCTGAGCCCCGTCGTTGGCCATCTGCTGCGTCAGGACATGCCCGCCGGTCCGGGTGCGAGTCCGTCGCTGGCCTCCCTGGCCGACCCGGGACAGCTCGTTCTCACGATCCTCCTCACGGGCTACTACCCGGTGCTGCAGTGGACTGGGTACGTCCTCGTCGGGATGGCGTTGGGTCGCCTGCCGCTCCGGCGGACGGCAATAGGACTCTGGCTGCTGGTCATCGGCGTTTTGCTCGCCGTGGCTGCCAAACTTGTCTCGGCAGTGCTCCTCGGACCGGCGGGTGGCCTGGACCGGCTGACCGTGCCGCGATCGTCGGCGCTTGCCGGTCGTGAGCTCGGCACGATCCTTCAGACGGGAATGTACGGGACGACGCCGACCTCGTCGTGGTGGTGGCTTGCGGTGTCGACGCCGCACTCCGCCGTTCCCCTGGACCTGCTCCACACGACGGGGACGGCCCTGGCCGTGATCGGAGGCTGCCTCGTGCTCGTCACGGGCCTGCGCGCCCGGTGGCGGTGGCTCGTGCTTCCCGTCGCGGCCGCCGGGTCGATGACGCTGACCCTCTACACGCTGCACGTCACCAGCCTCGCGGTCATCCGCGGCGTGACCAGCGCGACGACAACGTCTCCGACGGCCCTCTGGGCGGTGAGCGTCATCGTTGCCGTCCTGCTGGCGCTGGCGTGGCAACTCACCGGTCGCCGAGGTCCGCTCGAGAACGTCGCGTCCGTCATGAGTGCCGCCGCGCGTGGGGGCGCGAGCGCTGGTTACCGCTCGTCCGCCCCGCCGCGCTGA
- a CDS encoding SGNH/GDSL hydrolase family protein, producing the protein MTVMTALAAALARGQVAALRRRDWPSTAPLAVDVTVTPSTGAGAGVVELGAFGDSAMAGVGVDRLDDVLSVQLAQRVADATGRAVHVVGYARSGARTLDVLTRQVPAVRRTPDVSVLVVGTNDVIHATSPLALTRTCEAMLDALETIGAPVVMSSLPEFRAMRALPGPVMSAARGYGSMVGAVQRRAAAPRPRVRLVDVVGAVGEEFVEDPDMMSTDSFHPSAAGYGRIADALAPAVLAHLRAAER; encoded by the coding sequence ATGACGGTGATGACGGCCCTGGCCGCGGCGCTCGCCCGGGGCCAGGTGGCCGCGTTGCGCCGACGGGACTGGCCCTCGACGGCCCCCCTGGCGGTGGATGTGACGGTGACCCCGTCCACGGGCGCCGGTGCCGGCGTCGTCGAGCTCGGGGCGTTCGGTGACTCGGCCATGGCGGGCGTCGGCGTCGACCGGCTCGACGACGTCCTGTCGGTACAGCTTGCCCAGCGGGTGGCCGACGCGACTGGGCGTGCCGTGCACGTGGTGGGCTACGCCCGTTCGGGTGCGCGGACCCTGGACGTGCTGACCCGGCAGGTCCCGGCGGTGCGCCGGACACCTGACGTATCGGTCCTGGTTGTCGGCACGAACGACGTCATCCACGCCACCTCACCGCTCGCGTTGACCCGCACTTGTGAGGCGATGCTCGACGCGCTCGAGACGATCGGTGCGCCCGTGGTGATGTCGAGCCTGCCGGAGTTCCGGGCCATGCGGGCGCTGCCGGGACCTGTGATGTCGGCGGCACGCGGGTACGGCAGCATGGTCGGGGCGGTCCAGCGCCGCGCAGCGGCCCCACGGCCGCGGGTGCGCCTGGTCGACGTCGTCGGTGCCGTGGGTGAGGAGTTCGTCGAGGACCCGGACATGATGAGCACCGACTCCTTCCACCCCTCCGCTGCCGGCTACGGCCGGATCGCCGACGCCCTGGCCCCTGCCGTCCTCGCCCACCTCCGAGCGGCCGAGCGCTGA